The Nocardia sp. XZ_19_385 genome window below encodes:
- a CDS encoding PfkB family carbohydrate kinase, whose amino-acid sequence MVPQDSATAAVRNILTRLGKHRGLVDSEGRLRRTVVDVEPLLGQQAVRDRAYREGAEPEQVVPTVVRDLARQLPPTERLIADAALSLGLLRDNPPAGADLDGFYGADLGQRREFLTENWQLLHTHLRVDPIPEPPTVRSLRSTHEHRAVTMLAGLLTSQSGYRGTATSAAMLETVAKRRHTRTEMGVVTVIGDAVIDHIYRTDLMPSAEGPPARGRFEEQIGGKGLNRAIAAARLGYQVRLLAAVGDDLAGQRILHKLDEEHVDTELVKTVRGEPTPIAAVIIDAAGGMGTIGRVDDAVRLSREDLKQPSARQAILESDALLMTFEQPLAVIEQVLEMVRLASDPPWVLVQPTPPLDVPQYLYRHLSQIDYLIGTRRELASLLTPGDRTGRSALGTRASEAGNGGTETVQQLLAMGVATVCTAEGFRCQVRSAGLDIDIARPMAAQLDESPGARAAFTAALAARLVTNDREAERADFEWATAAMAATQSFGAVAGTMPLMDEIDRIANYPGTGTAGG is encoded by the coding sequence ATGGTGCCGCAGGATTCGGCTACCGCCGCTGTGCGAAACATCCTCACCCGCCTGGGCAAACACCGCGGCCTGGTGGACAGTGAAGGCCGTTTGCGGCGCACCGTGGTCGATGTCGAGCCGTTGCTGGGCCAGCAGGCGGTACGTGATCGAGCCTACCGCGAAGGTGCCGAGCCCGAGCAGGTCGTACCAACCGTGGTCCGGGACCTCGCCCGGCAATTGCCGCCCACCGAACGCCTGATCGCCGATGCCGCACTGTCATTGGGACTGCTGCGCGACAACCCGCCCGCAGGCGCCGATCTCGACGGCTTCTACGGTGCCGACCTCGGTCAGCGCCGCGAGTTCCTGACCGAGAACTGGCAGCTGCTGCACACCCACCTCCGCGTCGACCCGATTCCGGAACCGCCGACGGTGCGCTCACTGCGATCCACGCACGAACATCGCGCGGTCACAATGCTCGCCGGACTGTTGACCAGTCAATCCGGCTATCGTGGCACGGCGACCTCGGCCGCGATGCTGGAAACGGTTGCCAAACGGCGGCATACGCGCACGGAGATGGGCGTGGTCACGGTCATCGGCGACGCCGTCATCGACCATATCTACCGCACCGATCTGATGCCCTCGGCCGAAGGCCCGCCCGCGCGTGGACGTTTCGAGGAACAGATCGGCGGCAAGGGACTCAATCGCGCCATCGCCGCCGCGCGGCTGGGCTACCAGGTCCGTCTGCTCGCCGCGGTCGGAGACGATCTGGCCGGTCAGCGCATTCTGCACAAACTCGACGAGGAGCATGTCGACACCGAACTGGTGAAAACCGTGCGCGGCGAGCCCACCCCGATAGCAGCGGTCATCATCGACGCCGCCGGCGGCATGGGGACGATCGGTCGCGTCGATGATGCAGTCCGGTTGAGCCGGGAAGATTTGAAGCAACCCTCGGCCCGGCAGGCGATCCTCGAATCCGACGCGCTGCTCATGACCTTCGAGCAGCCTCTCGCCGTCATCGAGCAGGTGCTGGAGATGGTGCGGCTCGCCTCGGACCCGCCGTGGGTACTGGTGCAGCCCACCCCTCCATTGGATGTGCCGCAGTACCTCTACCGGCATTTGAGCCAAATCGATTACCTGATCGGCACCCGCCGCGAGCTGGCCAGCTTGCTGACACCGGGCGATCGGACCGGCCGGTCGGCGCTCGGCACCCGCGCGTCCGAGGCCGGCAACGGCGGCACCGAGACGGTGCAGCAGTTGCTGGCGATGGGTGTCGCCACGGTGTGCACGGCAGAGGGCTTCCGATGCCAGGTGCGATCGGCGGGCCTGGACATCGATATCGCCCGCCCGATGGCCGCACAGCTCGACGAATCGCCCGGCGCGCGTGCGGCATTCACCGCGGCCCTGGCCGCGCGGCTGGTCACCAATGACCGTGAGGCCGAGCGCGCAGATTTCGAATGGGCCACCGCCGCCATGGCCGCCACCCAATCCTTCGGCGCGGTCGCCGGAACGATGCCGCTGATGGACGAGATCGATCGGATCGCCAACTATCCCGGCACCGGGACCGCTGGTGGTTGA
- a CDS encoding GTP cyclohydrolase II: protein MIRTASSLAETAHRLTRKGRELHVQVLELADVRDGGYVLVFGEIADDCLVRIHSRCLYGDALRSDDCDCGPELDKAMDLIQEEGSGVLVYLEQEGRGAGLIAKARGLRDGDLTGADTFTSYRTLGFPEDSRSYELAAKTLAALGLSAVRLLTNNPEKAHALRAANIAVTAVPLLTRARSARARQYLEAKRKRRRHWIPVEAEAPWAIEASIAIEDTAILPALPDDPRKRRIHWLWFSREGGFTARRRARKAGLVATSG from the coding sequence TTGATCAGAACCGCGTCGAGCCTTGCCGAAACCGCTCACCGGTTGACGCGTAAGGGTCGCGAACTGCACGTACAGGTGCTGGAATTAGCCGACGTCCGGGACGGCGGCTACGTGCTCGTCTTCGGCGAGATCGCCGACGACTGTCTGGTCCGGATCCATTCGCGATGTCTCTACGGTGACGCGCTGCGCTCCGACGACTGCGATTGCGGCCCCGAGTTGGACAAGGCCATGGATCTGATCCAGGAGGAAGGCTCCGGCGTACTGGTCTACCTGGAGCAGGAGGGCCGGGGCGCCGGGCTGATCGCGAAGGCGCGCGGGCTGCGCGACGGGGACCTGACCGGCGCCGACACCTTCACCAGCTACCGCACGCTGGGCTTCCCCGAGGATTCCCGCTCATACGAGCTGGCCGCGAAAACCCTTGCCGCACTGGGCTTGAGCGCGGTGCGACTGCTCACCAACAACCCGGAGAAGGCGCACGCGCTGCGGGCCGCCAATATCGCCGTCACCGCGGTGCCGCTGCTCACCCGGGCCCGCAGCGCCCGGGCCCGGCAGTACCTGGAGGCCAAGCGCAAACGACGACGGCACTGGATTCCGGTCGAGGCCGAGGCGCCCTGGGCGATCGAGGCATCCATCGCGATCGAGGACACCGCGATTCTTCCCGCACTGCCCGATGACCCGCGCAAGCGCCGTATCCACTGGTTGTGGTTCTCCCGCGAGGGCGGTTTCACCGCCCGCCGACGGGCGCGAAAGGCCGGTTTGGTCGCGACCTCGGGGTAA
- a CDS encoding long-chain fatty acid--CoA ligase, which produces MSTTEIGFAHESGKTVYTVPEAFQETIKLRPDAIALRTVGGTTEFSWQQYGDRVRVIAAGLAKLGIGHGDTVGIMLTNRPEFNLVDTAALHLGATPFSIYNTSSPEQITHLFTNAENKVVITERAFLDTIRAAGVELEHIVVVDGPAEGALDLTAVEADPLLDFDFDESWKAVNPGDLATLIYTSGTTGPSKGVEITHRNVLAQIIALVNGPLRVGYDDRAISYLPAAHVADRISGHAISLLTGMLVTCVPDPREIAAALPDARPTVFFGVPRVWQKIKAGIDGKLSTEPSPVKKKLANWAIETGIAAARADLAGKGRGPVLGLQYKLADTLVLSKLRAALGMDNLKVAASGAAAIPPETLEYYLGLGFTVTEVWGMSETCGVGTYTELDKPRPGSVGRAVDGLELRLGEDGELLCRGPIVTPGYRKQADKTKEAIDDDGWLHTGDVATIDADGYVRIVDRKKELIINEAGKNISPTNIENSVKSASSLIGQVVAIGEAKPYIGALITLDPDTAALRAKALDVPGDDLAALSTRKEILDEVRAAVESGNRKLSRVEQIKRFTVVPQPWEPGGEELTPTMKLKRNPIAAKYGAEIASLYEKDAPATVIDLK; this is translated from the coding sequence ATGAGCACAACAGAAATCGGTTTCGCGCACGAGTCCGGCAAGACGGTCTATACCGTTCCCGAGGCGTTCCAGGAGACGATCAAGCTGCGGCCCGACGCCATCGCGTTGCGGACGGTCGGCGGCACCACCGAGTTCAGCTGGCAGCAGTACGGCGACCGGGTCCGGGTTATCGCCGCGGGTCTGGCGAAGCTGGGTATCGGCCACGGCGACACCGTCGGCATCATGCTCACCAACCGGCCGGAGTTCAACCTGGTCGACACCGCCGCGTTGCACCTGGGCGCCACGCCGTTCTCCATCTACAACACCAGCTCGCCCGAGCAGATCACGCACCTGTTCACCAACGCCGAGAACAAGGTCGTGATCACCGAGCGCGCCTTCCTGGACACCATCCGGGCGGCGGGCGTCGAGCTCGAGCACATCGTGGTCGTCGACGGCCCGGCCGAGGGCGCGCTCGACCTGACGGCCGTGGAGGCGGATCCGCTGCTGGACTTCGACTTCGACGAGTCCTGGAAAGCCGTCAACCCCGGCGACCTGGCCACCCTGATCTACACCTCAGGCACCACCGGCCCGTCCAAGGGCGTGGAGATCACCCACCGCAACGTGCTGGCCCAGATCATCGCGCTGGTCAACGGCCCGCTGCGGGTCGGCTATGACGATCGCGCCATCTCCTACCTGCCGGCCGCGCATGTCGCCGACCGCATCTCCGGGCACGCCATCAGCCTGCTCACCGGCATGCTCGTCACCTGCGTGCCGGACCCGCGGGAGATCGCCGCCGCACTGCCCGACGCCCGCCCGACCGTGTTCTTCGGTGTGCCGCGGGTGTGGCAGAAGATCAAGGCCGGTATCGACGGCAAGCTGTCCACCGAGCCGAGCCCGGTGAAGAAGAAGCTGGCGAACTGGGCGATCGAGACCGGCATCGCGGCGGCCCGCGCCGACCTGGCCGGCAAGGGCCGTGGCCCGGTGCTCGGCCTGCAGTACAAGCTCGCGGACACGCTCGTGCTGTCGAAGCTGCGCGCCGCGCTGGGCATGGACAACCTGAAGGTGGCCGCCTCCGGTGCGGCCGCGATCCCGCCGGAGACCCTCGAGTACTACCTCGGTCTCGGGTTCACCGTCACCGAGGTGTGGGGCATGTCCGAGACCTGCGGTGTCGGCACCTACACCGAGCTGGACAAGCCGCGCCCGGGTTCGGTCGGCCGCGCGGTCGACGGCCTGGAACTGCGCCTGGGCGAGGACGGCGAACTGCTGTGCCGCGGCCCGATCGTCACCCCCGGATACCGCAAGCAGGCCGACAAGACCAAAGAGGCGATCGACGACGACGGCTGGCTGCACACAGGTGACGTCGCCACCATCGACGCCGACGGTTACGTGCGCATCGTGGACCGTAAGAAGGAACTGATCATCAACGAGGCGGGGAAGAACATCTCCCCCACCAATATCGAGAACTCGGTGAAGTCGGCGTCCTCGCTGATCGGCCAGGTGGTGGCGATCGGTGAGGCCAAGCCTTACATCGGCGCGCTGATCACCCTCGATCCCGACACCGCCGCCCTGCGCGCCAAGGCGCTGGATGTCCCCGGCGACGACCTCGCCGCGCTGTCCACCCGTAAGGAGATCCTCGACGAGGTGCGTGCCGCCGTCGAGTCGGGCAACCGGAAGCTGTCCCGGGTCGAGCAGATCAAGCGCTTCACCGTGGTCCCGCAGCCGTGGGAGCCGGGCGGCGAGGAGCTCACCCCGACCATGAAGCTCAAGCGCAACCCGATCGCCGCCAAGTACGGCGCGGAGATCGCTTCGCTCTACGAGAAGGACGCCCCGGCGACCGTCATCGACCTCAAGTAG
- a CDS encoding YbhB/YbcL family Raf kinase inhibitor-like protein: MTYNPYDALPQVPSFTVTSADIEDGQTLGNDQVSDVLGAGGKDISPQLSWSGFPAETKSFAVTVYDPDAPTASGFWHWAVANIPVSTTSLPTGAGSKGGSLPAGALNLRNDAGFPGFVGAAPPQGHGPHRYFVVVHAVDVEKLDIDENVAPAVLGFNLFFHTLGRATLIGKYEIE; this comes from the coding sequence ATGACCTACAACCCGTACGACGCGCTTCCGCAGGTACCGAGCTTCACCGTCACCTCCGCCGATATCGAGGACGGCCAGACCCTGGGCAACGATCAGGTCAGCGATGTCCTGGGCGCCGGCGGCAAGGACATCTCCCCGCAGCTGTCCTGGTCCGGATTCCCCGCGGAGACAAAGAGTTTCGCGGTCACCGTCTACGACCCGGACGCCCCTACCGCCTCCGGTTTCTGGCACTGGGCCGTGGCGAACATCCCGGTGAGCACCACCTCGCTGCCGACCGGCGCGGGCAGCAAGGGCGGCAGCCTGCCCGCGGGCGCGCTGAACCTGCGCAACGACGCCGGGTTCCCCGGTTTCGTCGGCGCTGCCCCGCCGCAGGGCCACGGCCCGCACCGCTATTTCGTCGTCGTGCACGCCGTCGACGTGGAGAAGCTCGACATCGATGAGAACGTCGCGCCCGCGGTGCTCGGATTCAACCTGTTCTTCCACACCCTGGGCCGCGCCACCCTGATCGGCAAGTACGAGATCGAGTGA
- a CDS encoding M20/M25/M40 family metallo-hydrolase gives MSANGERPDPHGRSRAEAEVVELVSALIRFDTSNTGELETTKGERECAQWVADQLHQVGYTTEYVESGQPGRGNVFARLPGADSSRGALLMHGHLDVVPAEASDWSVHPFSGAVRDGYVWGRGAIDMKDMVGMMLALARQFKAEGTVPPRDIVFAFLADEEAGGKWGSQWLVDNRPDLFEGVTEAVGEVGGFSLTVPRPDGTERRLYLVETAEKGLGWMRLRAKARAGHGSFLHEDNAVTILADAVARLGKHTFPLVLSDSVAEFLAAVAEETGLQFDPHSPDIEGQLAKLGTISRIIGATLRDTANPTMLNAGYKANVIPQTAEAVVDCRVVPGRQAEFEREVDELIGPDVEREWITKLDSYETTFDGHLVDAMNDAILAHDPQGRTVPYMLSGGTDAKAFARLGIRCFGFAPLQLPPDLDFTALFHGVDERVPVEALEFGTRVLEHFLLHS, from the coding sequence GTGTCCGCAAACGGTGAACGTCCCGATCCCCACGGCAGGTCTCGCGCGGAAGCCGAGGTAGTAGAGCTGGTCAGCGCGCTGATCAGATTCGACACCTCCAACACCGGCGAGCTGGAAACCACCAAGGGCGAGCGCGAGTGTGCGCAGTGGGTCGCCGACCAGTTGCATCAGGTGGGTTACACCACCGAGTACGTCGAGTCCGGGCAGCCGGGGCGCGGAAATGTGTTCGCGCGCTTGCCAGGCGCCGATTCCAGCCGCGGTGCGCTGCTCATGCACGGCCACCTCGACGTGGTACCCGCTGAGGCCTCCGATTGGAGCGTGCACCCGTTCTCCGGCGCTGTCCGCGACGGCTATGTGTGGGGCCGCGGCGCGATCGACATGAAGGACATGGTCGGCATGATGCTGGCCCTGGCCCGCCAGTTCAAGGCCGAGGGCACCGTCCCGCCGCGCGATATCGTCTTCGCGTTCCTGGCCGACGAGGAGGCCGGTGGCAAGTGGGGATCGCAGTGGCTGGTGGACAACCGGCCCGACCTGTTCGAAGGCGTCACCGAGGCCGTGGGGGAGGTCGGCGGGTTCTCGCTGACCGTGCCGCGCCCGGACGGCACCGAACGCCGCCTGTATCTGGTCGAGACGGCCGAGAAAGGCCTGGGCTGGATGCGGTTGCGCGCCAAGGCCCGGGCCGGGCACGGCTCGTTCCTGCACGAGGACAACGCGGTCACCATTCTCGCCGACGCGGTCGCGCGCCTCGGTAAGCACACCTTCCCGCTGGTGCTCTCGGATTCGGTGGCGGAGTTCCTGGCCGCGGTCGCCGAGGAGACGGGCCTGCAATTCGATCCGCACAGCCCCGATATCGAAGGCCAGCTCGCCAAACTCGGCACCATTTCCCGCATCATCGGCGCCACCCTGCGCGACACGGCCAACCCGACCATGCTCAACGCCGGGTACAAGGCCAATGTCATCCCGCAGACCGCCGAAGCGGTGGTCGACTGCCGGGTGGTTCCGGGCCGCCAGGCCGAGTTCGAACGTGAGGTCGACGAGCTGATCGGCCCCGACGTGGAACGCGAGTGGATCACCAAACTCGACTCCTACGAAACCACGTTCGACGGGCACCTCGTCGATGCCATGAACGACGCGATCCTGGCCCACGATCCGCAGGGCCGCACCGTGCCGTACATGCTCTCCGGCGGCACCGACGCGAAAGCCTTCGCCCGCTTGGGTATTCGCTGCTTCGGATTCGCGCCGCTGCAACTGCCGCCGGACCTGGATTTCACTGCCCTGTTCCACGGCGTGGACGAACGGGTTCCGGTGGAGGCACTCGAATTCGGCACCCGAGTGCTGGAACACTTCCTGTTGCACAGCTGA
- a CDS encoding carboxymuconolactone decarboxylase family protein yields MEPRINLFASELAMKFGKRIVNASQVYLNGPVPNSTMHLLEIRASQINGCGFCVDMHTKDAAAEGETSVRLNLIAAWREATVFTDAERAALALAEEGTRLADTHQGVSDNTWALVRKHYDDEQIAALISAVALINAFNRMNVIARMPAGGYEPGMLH; encoded by the coding sequence ATGGAACCACGCATCAACCTCTTCGCCAGCGAGCTCGCCATGAAGTTCGGCAAGCGCATCGTCAATGCCAGCCAGGTCTACCTGAACGGCCCGGTGCCGAACTCCACCATGCATCTGCTCGAGATCCGGGCCAGCCAGATCAACGGCTGCGGGTTCTGCGTCGATATGCACACCAAAGACGCTGCCGCCGAGGGCGAGACCTCGGTGCGCCTGAACCTGATCGCCGCGTGGCGCGAGGCGACCGTCTTCACCGACGCCGAGCGGGCCGCGCTCGCCCTGGCCGAGGAAGGCACTCGGCTGGCCGACACTCACCAGGGTGTCAGCGACAACACCTGGGCGCTGGTGCGCAAGCACTACGACGACGAGCAGATCGCCGCTTTGATCTCGGCGGTCGCCCTGATCAACGCCTTCAACCGGATGAATGTGATCGCGCGGATGCCCGCCGGTGGCTACGAGCCCGGCATGCTGCACTGA